A stretch of Myceligenerans xiligouense DNA encodes these proteins:
- a CDS encoding carbohydrate ABC transporter permease yields the protein MTSAPMTTRRRPRLDSVAGGGSLAAYLVAFALVGVCLAPAVYIVLGGFRTNSQIIQSPAGLPDPWEVGNYLSVLTGSLFWQELVNSLVAAVGTTLGVVVLGLMTSYVIARYPFRAKHAMYSLFAAGLMFPITVAITPLYILVRDLGLTNTLAGIIVPQIAFALPTTVIILVPFLRAIPRELEEAAFIDGASRLGFFTRMVVPLSLPGVITVGILAFVASWNSYLLPLFLLNDPDLYTLPLGVQAFASQYSVDTARVLAFVSLSMIPALIFFSAFERRIVGGLTGAVKG from the coding sequence ATGACGTCCGCTCCCATGACAACCCGGCGCCGCCCGCGCCTCGACTCCGTCGCGGGCGGCGGCAGCCTGGCCGCCTACCTGGTGGCGTTCGCGCTGGTCGGCGTGTGCCTCGCGCCCGCGGTCTACATCGTGCTGGGCGGGTTCCGCACCAACTCGCAGATCATCCAGTCGCCGGCCGGCCTGCCCGACCCGTGGGAGGTCGGGAACTACCTCTCGGTGCTGACCGGCAGCCTGTTCTGGCAGGAGCTCGTGAACTCGCTCGTCGCCGCCGTGGGCACCACGCTCGGCGTCGTCGTCCTCGGCCTCATGACCAGCTACGTGATCGCGCGGTACCCCTTCCGCGCCAAGCACGCGATGTACTCGCTGTTCGCCGCGGGGCTCATGTTCCCCATCACGGTCGCGATCACCCCGCTGTACATCCTGGTCCGCGACCTGGGGCTGACGAACACGCTCGCCGGGATCATCGTGCCGCAGATCGCGTTCGCCCTGCCGACCACCGTGATCATCCTGGTCCCGTTCCTCCGGGCCATCCCCCGGGAGCTGGAGGAGGCGGCGTTCATCGACGGCGCGAGCAGGCTCGGGTTCTTCACCCGGATGGTCGTGCCGCTCTCGCTCCCCGGGGTCATCACCGTGGGGATCCTGGCGTTCGTCGCGAGCTGGAACAGCTACCTGCTGCCGCTGTTCCTGCTCAACGACCCCGACCTCTACACGCTCCCGCTGGGCGTCCAGGCGTTCGCGTCGCAGTACTCGGTGGACACCGCACGCGTGCTCGCGTTCGTCTCGCTCTCGATGATCCCGGCCCTGATCTTCTTCTCCGCGTTCGAGCGCCGGATCGTCGGCGGCCTGACCGGAGCCGTGAAGGGATGA
- a CDS encoding LacI family DNA-binding transcriptional regulator has product MSDVAREAGVSVMTVSNVLNGRSNVGADTRLRVLEVVDELGYEINLTARRLRSGRTGTIGLIVPQFDLHYYGELASRISEALAPEGMHLVVEQSGASRERELSALSLARLQQYDGVLLSAVGLDMADLDRIHPDVPIVLLGEQAVPDRYHRVRMGNVAGARLATEHLIASGARRIAVLGGKLSAPHPEMATYRAGGWSEALERAGLPHGPGLVIPLRTYSIAEARASLAAAIGDGLEVDGVFAVTDEVAIGALAGLHDAGLRVPDDVQLAGFDNLGISQHLVPGLTTIDPDHPTMVAEALRLLRRQLKDPEAGPEHVVSDVSLIVRGTTRAPDVPPASG; this is encoded by the coding sequence ATGAGCGATGTGGCACGAGAAGCCGGTGTCTCGGTGATGACCGTGTCGAACGTGCTCAACGGACGGTCGAACGTGGGGGCCGACACGCGGCTGCGCGTGCTCGAGGTCGTCGACGAGCTCGGGTACGAGATCAACCTCACCGCCCGGCGGCTGAGGTCGGGGCGGACCGGCACGATCGGCCTCATCGTGCCGCAGTTCGACCTGCACTACTACGGTGAGCTGGCCTCCCGGATCTCGGAGGCGCTGGCGCCGGAGGGAATGCACCTCGTCGTCGAGCAGTCGGGCGCGAGCCGCGAGCGGGAGCTCTCCGCGCTCTCCCTCGCGAGGCTCCAGCAGTACGACGGCGTGCTGCTCAGCGCCGTGGGACTCGACATGGCCGATCTCGACCGGATCCATCCGGACGTGCCGATCGTCCTGCTCGGTGAGCAGGCGGTGCCCGACCGGTACCACCGCGTCCGCATGGGGAACGTCGCCGGGGCGCGCCTCGCCACCGAGCACCTCATCGCCTCCGGAGCCCGCCGGATCGCGGTGCTGGGCGGAAAGCTCTCCGCGCCGCACCCCGAGATGGCGACCTATCGCGCCGGCGGCTGGTCCGAGGCGCTGGAGCGGGCCGGCCTGCCGCACGGCCCCGGGCTCGTGATCCCGCTGCGCACCTACTCGATCGCCGAGGCGCGCGCGAGCCTCGCCGCGGCGATCGGCGACGGGCTGGAGGTCGACGGCGTGTTCGCCGTGACCGACGAGGTCGCGATCGGCGCTCTCGCCGGCCTGCACGACGCCGGGCTGCGGGTGCCCGACGACGTCCAGCTGGCGGGGTTCGACAACCTCGGCATCTCCCAGCACCTGGTGCCGGGCCTGACGACGATCGACCCCGACCACCCCACCATGGTGGCCGAGGCCCTGCGGCTCCTGCGCCGTCAGCTGAAGGACCCCGAGGCCGGTCCCGAGCACGTGGTCAGCGACGTGAGCCTGATCGTCCGCGGCACCACCCGCGCGCCGGACGTCCCGCCGGCGTCCGGCTGA
- a CDS encoding carbohydrate ABC transporter permease, whose protein sequence is MSTPEHVNLDVPAGRTATGDGARQAPSPAPGTNRRRPLPWRRWLEILLLAGPGTAVFVTFVILPVLMAGYYGFFRWSGYGPPTEFVGLRNYQLILTDTAFLEALWHNGFILVMSLVLQGPVAIAIALLLNRRMRGRSLIRVLIFVPYVLSEVIVAIGFSLMLHSAGAVNDVLDRAGLGGLRQDWLADPDVAIWSLMLILVWKYIGFAVILMLAGLQGVPDELREAAAIDGASYWKTQWYITLPLLGPTIRIWAFLSIIGSLQVFDLVYVIWGQYVADTAGTSTMATYMVANGRISGAYGYGSAVAVVIFLISLVVALVYQRYLLRRDTEGALTGGAA, encoded by the coding sequence ATGAGCACGCCCGAGCACGTGAACCTCGACGTGCCGGCGGGTCGGACCGCGACCGGGGACGGCGCCCGCCAGGCGCCGTCCCCGGCCCCGGGGACGAACCGCCGTCGTCCGCTCCCCTGGCGGCGGTGGCTGGAGATCCTCCTGCTCGCCGGCCCCGGGACCGCCGTCTTCGTCACGTTCGTGATCCTGCCCGTCCTCATGGCCGGGTACTACGGCTTCTTCCGGTGGAGCGGCTACGGGCCCCCGACCGAGTTCGTGGGCCTGCGCAACTACCAGCTGATCCTCACCGACACCGCGTTCCTCGAAGCCCTGTGGCACAACGGGTTCATCCTGGTGATGTCCCTGGTGCTGCAGGGCCCCGTGGCCATCGCGATCGCCCTGCTCCTGAACCGGAGGATGCGCGGGCGCTCCCTCATCCGCGTGCTGATCTTCGTGCCGTACGTGCTGTCGGAGGTCATCGTCGCCATCGGCTTCAGCCTCATGCTGCACAGCGCGGGTGCGGTCAACGACGTGCTGGACCGGGCGGGGCTGGGCGGGCTGCGCCAGGACTGGCTCGCCGACCCCGACGTCGCGATCTGGTCGCTGATGCTCATCCTGGTGTGGAAGTACATCGGCTTCGCGGTGATCCTCATGCTCGCCGGGCTGCAGGGGGTGCCCGACGAGCTGCGGGAGGCGGCGGCGATCGACGGCGCGTCGTACTGGAAGACGCAGTGGTACATCACGCTGCCGCTGCTCGGCCCGACCATCCGGATCTGGGCCTTCCTGTCGATCATCGGCTCGCTGCAGGTGTTCGACCTCGTGTACGTCATCTGGGGCCAGTACGTGGCCGACACCGCCGGTACCTCGACCATGGCGACCTACATGGTCGCCAACGGCCGCATCTCCGGCGCCTACGGCTACGGCAGCGCCGTCGCCGTGGTCATCTTCCTCATCTCGCTCGTGGTCGCGCTGGTCTACCAGCGGTACCTGCTGCGCCGCGACACCGAAGGCGCCCTGACAGGAGGTGCGGCATGA
- the murA gene encoding UDP-N-acetylglucosamine 1-carboxyvinyltransferase, which produces MNDLLYVNGGNPLNGSITVRGAKNFVSKSMVASLLGETPSVLRNVPQIRDVKVVSGLLELHGVAVKYDPDAGILDLDPSNVESAHVADIDAHAGSSRIPILFCGPLLHRLGEAFIPDLGGCRIGDRPIDYHLDILRQFGAVVDKRPNGIHLRAPRRLQGTKISLPYPSVGATEQLLLTAVRAEGVTELSGAAIEPEIMDLIAVLQKMGAIISVDTDRVIRIEGVDRLEGYNHTALSDRIEAASWASAALATGGDITVKGATQPEMMTFLNTFRKVGGRFDVQDDGIRFWHPGGDLKSIVLETDVHPGFMTDWQQPLVVALTQAKGLSIVHETVYENRFGFTEAVRKMGATIQVYKECLGGGACRFGARNYHHSAVISGPTPLAAADIEVPDLRGGFSHLIAALAAKGQSTVRGIRLIDRGYESFHEKLLALGADVSRD; this is translated from the coding sequence ATGAACGACCTTCTCTACGTGAACGGCGGGAACCCGCTGAACGGTTCCATCACGGTGCGCGGTGCCAAGAACTTCGTCTCGAAGTCCATGGTCGCCTCGCTGCTGGGCGAGACCCCGAGCGTGCTGCGCAACGTGCCGCAGATCCGTGACGTCAAGGTTGTCTCGGGGCTCCTGGAACTTCACGGCGTGGCCGTGAAGTACGACCCCGACGCGGGCATCCTCGATCTCGACCCCTCGAACGTCGAGTCGGCGCACGTCGCCGACATCGACGCGCACGCCGGCTCCAGCCGCATCCCGATCCTGTTCTGCGGACCGCTCCTGCACCGCCTCGGCGAGGCGTTCATCCCCGACCTGGGCGGCTGTCGCATCGGCGACCGGCCGATCGACTACCACCTGGACATCCTGCGCCAGTTCGGCGCCGTCGTCGACAAGCGACCCAACGGCATCCACCTGCGCGCGCCCCGCCGCCTGCAGGGCACCAAGATCTCGCTGCCGTACCCGAGCGTCGGCGCCACGGAGCAGCTGCTGCTCACGGCGGTGCGCGCCGAGGGCGTCACCGAGCTCTCCGGAGCCGCGATCGAGCCCGAGATCATGGACCTCATCGCCGTGCTGCAGAAGATGGGCGCCATCATCTCGGTCGACACCGACCGCGTGATCCGCATCGAGGGCGTCGACCGGCTCGAGGGCTACAACCACACGGCCCTGTCGGACCGCATCGAGGCGGCGTCGTGGGCCTCGGCCGCGCTCGCCACCGGCGGTGACATCACCGTCAAGGGCGCGACCCAGCCGGAGATGATGACGTTCCTCAACACGTTCCGGAAGGTCGGCGGCCGGTTCGACGTGCAGGACGACGGCATCCGGTTCTGGCACCCCGGCGGCGACCTGAAGTCGATCGTCCTGGAGACCGACGTGCACCCCGGCTTCATGACGGACTGGCAGCAGCCGCTCGTCGTCGCGCTCACCCAGGCCAAGGGCCTGTCGATCGTGCACGAGACCGTCTACGAGAACCGCTTCGGCTTCACGGAGGCGGTGCGGAAGATGGGCGCCACCATCCAGGTCTACAAGGAGTGCCTGGGCGGGGGCGCGTGCCGGTTCGGCGCGCGGAACTACCACCACTCCGCCGTGATCTCCGGCCCGACGCCGCTCGCCGCCGCCGACATCGAGGTGCCGGACCTGCGCGGCGGATTCAGCCACCTCATCGCCGCGCTGGCCGCGAAGGGCCAGTCGACGGTCCGCGGCATCCGCCTCATCGACCGCGGCTACGAGAGCTTCCACGAGAAGCTCCTCGCCCTGGGCGCGGACGTCAGCCGGGACTGA
- a CDS encoding alanine/glycine:cation symporter family protein, producing MDNVNLVLDTFAEYVFFAVPVAGTDLRLVVVWLIVAAVFFTVWLGFPNLWGFKHAIDLVRGKFDHKGDPGEVSHFQALATALSGTVGLGNIAGVAVAITIGGPGATFWMIVAGLLGMALKMAECTLSTKYRHVHADGTISGGPMYVMRDGLAAIRLGGLGKVLAVLFAVFAILGSLGGGNMFQSNQAAAQIANVAGSDTETLGLWVGLGFAVLVGLVIIGGIKSIASVTSKVVPAMAVVYLIACLVVILGNITAVPAAFGQIIGGAFNPDGVTGGIIGVLIMGFQRAAFSNEAGIGSAAIAHSAVKTDEPASEGFVALLEPFIDTVVICTMTALTIIITGVWTTGGDDGVALTSAAFESVLPWFPYVLAICVVLFAFSTMLSWSYYGAKATGYLFGDNRHAENVYKVLFCVFTVVGALGASESILGFSDAAIFAMAVPNILCLYLLSGDLRREVKGYWARVVKGEGAPEDDAEREVARV from the coding sequence ATGGACAACGTCAATCTCGTGCTCGACACGTTCGCCGAGTACGTCTTCTTCGCGGTCCCGGTGGCGGGTACCGACCTCCGGCTCGTGGTGGTCTGGCTGATCGTCGCCGCCGTCTTCTTCACGGTCTGGCTCGGGTTCCCGAACCTGTGGGGCTTCAAGCACGCCATCGACCTCGTGCGCGGCAAGTTCGACCACAAGGGCGACCCGGGCGAGGTCTCGCACTTCCAGGCGCTCGCCACGGCACTGTCGGGCACCGTGGGCCTGGGCAACATCGCCGGCGTCGCCGTCGCCATCACGATCGGCGGCCCCGGCGCGACGTTCTGGATGATCGTCGCCGGCCTCCTGGGCATGGCGCTCAAGATGGCCGAGTGCACGCTCTCCACGAAGTACCGGCACGTGCACGCCGACGGCACCATCTCGGGCGGCCCGATGTACGTGATGCGCGACGGCCTGGCCGCGATCCGCCTCGGCGGGCTCGGCAAGGTGCTCGCGGTCCTGTTCGCCGTCTTCGCCATCCTGGGATCCCTGGGCGGCGGCAACATGTTCCAGTCGAACCAGGCGGCCGCGCAGATCGCCAACGTCGCGGGCAGCGACACCGAGACCCTCGGCCTGTGGGTCGGCCTCGGCTTCGCCGTCCTCGTGGGGCTCGTGATCATCGGCGGCATCAAGTCCATCGCCAGCGTCACGAGCAAGGTCGTCCCGGCCATGGCCGTCGTCTACCTGATCGCCTGCCTCGTGGTCATCCTCGGCAACATCACCGCGGTCCCGGCCGCGTTCGGCCAGATCATCGGCGGCGCGTTCAACCCGGACGGCGTCACCGGCGGCATCATCGGGGTGCTCATCATGGGCTTCCAGCGCGCCGCGTTCTCGAACGAGGCCGGCATCGGCTCGGCCGCGATCGCCCACTCCGCGGTGAAGACCGACGAGCCGGCCAGCGAGGGTTTCGTCGCCCTGCTGGAGCCGTTCATCGACACGGTCGTCATCTGCACGATGACCGCGCTCACCATCATCATCACCGGCGTCTGGACCACCGGCGGGGACGACGGCGTCGCGCTCACCTCGGCGGCGTTCGAGTCGGTGCTGCCCTGGTTCCCGTACGTGCTCGCGATCTGCGTGGTGCTCTTCGCGTTCTCGACGATGCTCTCGTGGTCGTACTACGGCGCGAAGGCCACCGGTTACCTGTTCGGTGACAACCGCCACGCGGAGAACGTCTACAAGGTGCTCTTCTGCGTCTTCACGGTGGTGGGCGCGCTCGGTGCGAGCGAGTCCATCCTCGGCTTCTCCGACGCGGCGATCTTCGCCATGGCCGTGCCGAACATCCTGTGCCTGTACCTGCTCTCCGGCGACCTGCGCCGCGAGGTCAAGGGCTACTGGGCGCGCGTCGTCAAGGGCGAGGGCGCGCCCGAGGACGACGCCGAACGCGAGGTCGCTCGCGTCTGA
- a CDS encoding ABC transporter substrate-binding protein: MTRRNHRRAYAGAAGVLAGALALSACSGGTSPEGTTVEEGEPYTLTVWTNYTTGPGQNWFEEVAAQFEAEHENITVEAQHVQNEELDGKLQTALNSGDAPDVFLQRGGGKMKDMAAAGQLLDLTDTAVATPEMREKLGEASYEALSIDGQLLAAPQLIQPGGIWYSKDLFAEAGITELPETVEDLEDAIAKLQGAGITPIALGGKDAWPAAHWYYFFALRECSAETLEATNESLDFSDECYERAAQDVTDLAALEPFNEGFLTTSAQQGASSSAGLLANHKAAMELMGAWQPGVVMNLTPDQEPLDDLGWFPFPQVSSGEGDAAAIMGGQGGFSCSAAAPKELCGEFLALMNSEEHQEGFYEAFGTIPLHDDAKDVVTNEYDEQMLDALAEASYVSDFLDTNYGQQVGTALNQAVVELLTGGTDPAGFVSAVSDAAARS; the protein is encoded by the coding sequence ATGACCAGAAGGAACCACCGCAGGGCCTACGCCGGCGCTGCCGGCGTGCTGGCCGGAGCGCTCGCGCTGTCCGCCTGCTCCGGGGGCACGAGCCCCGAGGGGACGACGGTCGAGGAGGGTGAGCCGTACACCCTGACCGTCTGGACCAACTACACCACCGGCCCGGGCCAGAACTGGTTCGAGGAGGTGGCCGCCCAGTTCGAGGCCGAGCACGAGAACATCACCGTCGAGGCCCAGCACGTCCAGAACGAGGAGCTCGACGGGAAGCTCCAGACCGCGCTGAACTCGGGTGACGCGCCCGACGTGTTCCTGCAGCGCGGCGGCGGCAAGATGAAGGACATGGCCGCGGCGGGCCAGCTCCTCGACCTCACCGACACCGCCGTCGCGACCCCCGAGATGCGGGAGAAGCTCGGCGAGGCGTCGTACGAGGCGCTCAGCATCGACGGCCAGCTGCTGGCCGCCCCGCAGCTCATCCAGCCCGGCGGGATCTGGTACAGCAAGGACCTGTTCGCCGAGGCGGGGATCACCGAGCTGCCGGAGACCGTCGAGGACCTGGAGGACGCGATCGCCAAGCTCCAGGGCGCCGGGATCACCCCGATCGCCCTGGGCGGCAAGGACGCCTGGCCGGCCGCCCACTGGTACTACTTCTTCGCGCTGCGCGAGTGCTCCGCCGAGACCCTCGAGGCGACGAACGAGTCCCTCGACTTCTCCGACGAGTGCTACGAGCGGGCGGCTCAGGACGTCACCGACCTGGCGGCGCTGGAGCCGTTCAACGAGGGCTTCCTGACCACCTCCGCGCAGCAGGGCGCCAGCAGCTCGGCGGGCCTGCTCGCCAACCACAAGGCGGCGATGGAGCTCATGGGCGCCTGGCAGCCGGGCGTCGTCATGAACCTCACCCCCGACCAGGAACCGCTGGACGACCTGGGCTGGTTCCCGTTCCCGCAGGTGTCGTCCGGCGAGGGTGACGCCGCCGCGATCATGGGCGGGCAGGGCGGCTTCTCCTGCTCCGCCGCCGCGCCGAAGGAGCTGTGCGGCGAGTTCCTCGCGCTGATGAACTCCGAGGAGCACCAGGAGGGCTTCTACGAGGCGTTCGGCACGATCCCGCTGCACGACGACGCGAAGGACGTCGTGACCAACGAGTACGACGAGCAGATGCTCGACGCCCTGGCCGAGGCCAGCTACGTGTCGGACTTCCTGGACACGAACTACGGCCAGCAGGTCGGCACGGCCCTCAACCAGGCGGTGGTGGAGCTGCTCACGGGCGGCACCGACCCCGCCGGGTTCGTCTCGGCGGTGTCCGACGCCGCCGCACGGAGCTGA
- a CDS encoding GH39 family glycosyl hydrolase → MPDDERPDTMSGGPVPDDAVSGGPTPDGPIPDGPVSGGPVPDAAAPPSATLRIDGTEPAEVPLRHIWNECVGAGRAHEALRADWQEHFREAVGVLGARYVRFHGVFHDDMFVYRTTNGGGFGPGNPLPEPVYTFSYVDKVFDAILETGARPFVELGFMPRELARDTETVFWWKAHGSPPADLDRWVELVTTTVRHWIDRYGIEEVRRWPFEVWNEPNLVPHFWTGTRTEYFELYGATARAIKAIDPALQVGGPSTSVFVPDDRYRGETEDRTQEYATAEADDVDALVWRPVWIEEFLDWCAAHDAPVDFVTTHLYPTDYAFGADGEGHAISRYADATPDDLVALHEVIARSAFPRAAIHITEWSTSPSSRDAVHDTVYAATSITRTYLRCADLADSISYWTFTDVFEEGGAGIGPFHGGFGLVNEQGIHKPTFHAMAMLARLGDRLLLSTPHGVLTRDGATGRLAGLFFNYPEEMGRASVGSQDTYAATRGLADVGPARRIRHRVEGLAPGARFQVEILDLEHGNVAETWHRLGEPLNLTREETARLRVEADALRRETITVPPSGALDLDVDLPAWALMSVTEQTPAHP, encoded by the coding sequence ATGCCCGACGACGAAAGGCCCGACACGATGTCCGGCGGCCCGGTACCCGACGACGCGGTGTCCGGCGGCCCGACACCCGACGGCCCGATACCCGACGGCCCGGTGTCCGGCGGCCCGGTACCCGACGCCGCCGCTCCGCCGTCGGCCACCCTGCGGATCGACGGCACGGAACCCGCAGAAGTGCCGCTGCGGCACATCTGGAACGAGTGCGTCGGGGCGGGCCGCGCGCACGAGGCGCTCCGGGCGGACTGGCAGGAGCACTTCCGCGAGGCGGTCGGCGTCCTCGGTGCCCGGTACGTGCGCTTCCACGGGGTGTTCCACGACGACATGTTCGTCTACCGCACCACGAACGGCGGCGGCTTCGGCCCGGGGAACCCGCTCCCGGAGCCCGTGTACACCTTCTCGTACGTCGACAAGGTCTTCGACGCCATCCTGGAGACGGGCGCGCGGCCGTTCGTGGAGCTCGGCTTCATGCCGCGCGAACTGGCCCGGGACACCGAGACCGTGTTCTGGTGGAAGGCGCACGGCAGCCCGCCCGCCGACCTGGACCGGTGGGTGGAGCTGGTGACGACCACGGTGCGGCACTGGATCGACCGGTACGGCATCGAGGAGGTGCGCCGCTGGCCGTTCGAGGTGTGGAACGAGCCGAACCTGGTGCCCCACTTCTGGACGGGGACCCGCACCGAGTACTTCGAGCTGTACGGGGCGACGGCGCGGGCGATCAAGGCGATCGACCCCGCGCTCCAGGTCGGCGGCCCGTCCACCAGCGTGTTCGTGCCCGACGACCGCTACCGCGGCGAGACCGAGGACCGCACCCAGGAGTACGCGACGGCGGAGGCCGACGACGTCGACGCGCTGGTCTGGCGTCCTGTGTGGATCGAGGAGTTCCTCGACTGGTGCGCGGCCCACGACGCCCCCGTCGACTTCGTCACGACCCACCTGTACCCGACCGACTACGCGTTCGGCGCCGACGGCGAGGGCCACGCGATCAGCCGCTACGCCGACGCCACGCCCGACGACCTCGTCGCCCTGCACGAGGTCATCGCCCGCAGCGCGTTCCCGCGGGCCGCGATCCACATCACCGAGTGGTCGACCTCGCCGTCGAGCCGCGACGCGGTCCACGACACGGTGTACGCGGCGACTTCCATCACCCGGACCTACCTGCGGTGCGCGGACCTCGCCGACTCGATCTCCTACTGGACGTTCACGGACGTGTTCGAGGAGGGCGGCGCGGGGATCGGGCCGTTCCACGGCGGGTTCGGCCTCGTCAACGAGCAGGGCATCCACAAGCCGACCTTCCACGCCATGGCGATGCTCGCCCGCCTCGGGGACCGGCTGCTGCTGTCGACGCCGCACGGCGTGCTGACCCGCGACGGCGCCACGGGACGGCTCGCGGGGCTGTTCTTCAACTATCCCGAGGAGATGGGCCGCGCGTCGGTCGGCTCCCAGGACACCTACGCCGCCACGCGGGGGCTGGCGGACGTCGGCCCGGCCCGCAGGATCCGGCACCGCGTCGAAGGGCTGGCACCCGGTGCCCGGTTCCAGGTGGAGATCCTCGACCTGGAGCACGGGAACGTCGCGGAGACGTGGCACCGGCTCGGCGAACCGCTCAACCTCACCCGGGAGGAGACCGCGCGGCTCCGGGTCGAGGCCGACGCCCTCCGGCGAGAAACGATCACGGTACCGCCGTCCGGCGCGCTCGACCTCGACGTCGACCTCCCCGCCTGGGCGCTGATGTCGGTCACGGAACAGACCCCGGCGCACCCCTGA
- a CDS encoding alpha-N-arabinofuranosidase has protein sequence MTTTAIINLDLPGPVISRHVYGHFAEHLGRCIYGGFWVGENADVPHVRGIRLDVVEALRALRIPNLRWPGGCFGDTYHWRDGVGPRDQRPRIVNSHWGDVVEDNAFGTHEFLDLCELLGADPYVSGNVGSGSVQEMSEWVEYLTRGDDSPMAALRRAHGRDEPWRVPFWGIGNETWGCGGNMRAEQYASLARHYSTFVRDQGDNRVYRIAVGPSDEQYDWTETMMRSFDDLAADPAAPADPFQALSLHYYTMTGSWSDKGEATRFTEDEWYVALSRASRMEEFLTRHSTVMDRYDPHRKVGLVVDEWGTWWNVEPGTNPGFLYQQNTLRDALVASTHLDAFHRHADRVVMANIAQTVNVLQAMLLTDPDSGALVLTPTYHVFEMNAGHHDAASLDVALRDVPTTEADGRTLPLVSVTASTRDDGALVSLSNLDASEPREVVLDLRGRTATPVGARVLTASALQSHNTPDDPSAVAPAPFDGVREHPRGLLVQLPPHSYVTAELRLS, from the coding sequence ATGACCACCACAGCCATCATCAACCTGGACCTGCCCGGCCCGGTCATCTCCCGTCACGTGTACGGGCACTTCGCCGAGCACCTGGGCCGGTGCATCTACGGCGGGTTCTGGGTCGGCGAGAACGCGGACGTGCCGCACGTCCGCGGCATCCGGCTCGACGTCGTGGAGGCGCTGCGCGCGCTGCGGATCCCGAACCTGCGCTGGCCCGGCGGCTGCTTCGGCGACACCTACCACTGGCGCGACGGCGTCGGGCCGCGGGACCAGCGGCCGCGGATCGTCAACAGCCACTGGGGCGACGTGGTCGAGGACAACGCCTTCGGCACGCACGAGTTCCTCGACCTGTGCGAGCTGCTGGGCGCCGACCCGTACGTGTCGGGGAACGTCGGGTCCGGCTCGGTGCAGGAGATGTCGGAGTGGGTCGAGTACCTCACCCGGGGCGACGACTCCCCCATGGCGGCGCTGCGCCGCGCGCACGGCCGGGACGAGCCGTGGCGCGTCCCGTTCTGGGGCATCGGCAACGAGACCTGGGGGTGCGGCGGCAACATGCGGGCCGAGCAGTACGCCTCCCTCGCCCGCCACTACTCGACGTTCGTGCGCGACCAGGGCGACAACCGCGTGTACCGCATCGCCGTGGGCCCCAGCGACGAGCAGTACGACTGGACCGAGACGATGATGCGGTCGTTCGACGACCTGGCCGCCGACCCGGCCGCGCCGGCCGACCCGTTCCAGGCACTGTCGCTGCATTACTACACGATGACCGGCTCGTGGTCGGACAAGGGCGAGGCGACCCGCTTCACCGAGGACGAGTGGTACGTCGCGCTGTCCCGCGCGTCCCGGATGGAGGAGTTCCTCACCCGGCACAGCACGGTCATGGACCGCTACGACCCGCACCGCAAGGTCGGCCTGGTGGTCGACGAGTGGGGCACCTGGTGGAACGTGGAACCGGGCACCAACCCGGGGTTCCTGTACCAGCAGAACACGCTCCGCGACGCCCTCGTCGCGAGCACCCACCTCGACGCGTTCCACCGGCACGCGGACCGCGTGGTCATGGCGAACATCGCGCAGACGGTCAACGTGCTCCAGGCGATGCTCCTCACCGACCCGGACTCCGGCGCGCTCGTGCTCACGCCCACCTACCACGTCTTCGAGATGAACGCGGGCCACCACGACGCGGCGTCGCTGGACGTCGCCCTGCGTGACGTCCCGACGACGGAGGCGGACGGGCGCACGCTCCCCCTCGTCTCCGTCACGGCGTCCACCCGGGACGACGGCGCGCTCGTCTCCCTGAGCAACCTCGACGCCTCCGAGCCCCGCGAGGTGGTGCTCGACCTGCGCGGACGCACCGCCACGCCCGTCGGCGCGCGGGTCCTCACCGCCTCCGCGCTCCAGTCGCACAACACGCCCGACGACCCGTCGGCCGTCGCACCCGCCCCGTTCGACGGCGTGCGCGAGCACCCGCGCGGCCTGCTCGTCCAGCTGCCGCCGCATTCCTACGTCACCGCCGAGCTCCGGCTCTCCTGA